In Paroedura picta isolate Pp20150507F chromosome 12, Ppicta_v3.0, whole genome shotgun sequence, one DNA window encodes the following:
- the DIXDC1 gene encoding dixin isoform X4, with the protein MLACLARGTLLDVLQEGCTEHQLQAYVAWVNSQLKKKPAVKPVQDLRRDLRDGVVLASLVEIVAGEKLSGVQASPASQQEMKDNVEKVLQFVASKKIRMHQTSAKDIVDGNLKSTMRLILALAAHFKPGSSKAASQAPSGATGKSPARAAPSAGSHRPQSAAAVAQGAMMALADVRQDVSRSGRDLFRHRQRTSSMDDEIEHPYWSVRALVQQYEGQQSTPSESHASR; encoded by the exons CATCAGCTGCAGGCCTATGTGGCCTGGGTGAATTCGCAGCTGAAGAAGAAGCCAGCGGTGAAGCCGGTGCAGGACCTCAGGCGGGATCTCCGAGATGGGGTGGTCCTGGCTTCCCTCGTGGAGATTGTAG CTGGCGAGAAGCTGAGTGGGGTTCAGGCCAGCCCCGCTAGCCAGCAGGAAATGAAGGACAACGTGGAGAAAGTCCTGCAGTTCGTGGCGTCCAAAAAGATCCGCATGCACCAGACCTCGGCGAAAG ACATTGTCGACGGCAACCTGAAGTCCACCATGAGGCTCATCCTCGCCTTGGCCGCGCACTTCAAACCCGGCTCGAGTAAAGCCGCCAGTCAGGCCCCATCTGGGGCGACGGGAAAGAGCCCAGCAAGAGCGGCACCGTCGGCGGGCAGTCACCGGCCTCAGTCGGCAGCCGCCGTTGCCCAAGGCGCCATGATGGCCCTGGCAGATGTTCGCCAGGACGTCTCGCGCTCAGGACGGGATCTTTTCCGGCACAGACAGAG AACCAGCAGCATGGATGACGAGATTGAGCATCCCTACTGGAGCGTCCGTGCGCTGGTGCAGCAGTACGAGGGGCAACAGAGCACACCTTCGGAGTCCCACGCTTCCAGGTAA